One window from the genome of Vicia villosa cultivar HV-30 ecotype Madison, WI unplaced genomic scaffold, Vvil1.0 ctg.002998F_1_1, whole genome shotgun sequence encodes:
- the LOC131640206 gene encoding uncharacterized protein LOC131640206, which yields MPSYAKFLKEKMSNTKKLEDNETMMLTAECSDIIQNNMPPKLKDPGSFSIPCVIGKFVIDKALCDLGASVSMLENIPVRICQFYIPTDFIIMDIQEDFNIPIILGRPFLATAGAIIDVKRGKLTFKVGEEKIEFILS from the exons ATGCCATCTTATGCCAAATTTCTTAAAGAGAAAATGTCTAATACAAAGAAACTCGAGGACAATGAAACAATGATGCTTACTGCAGAATGTAGTGATATTATCCAAAACAATATGCCACCTAAgttgaaagaccctggtagtttctccatACCTTGTGTAATAGGAAAATTCGTCATAGACAAAGCACTCTgtgatttaggagctagtgtga GTATGCTAGAAAACATTCCTGTTAGGATATGCCAATTTTATATTCCCACAGATTTCATCATAATGGACATTCAAGAAGACTTTAACATTccaatcatattaggaagaccttTCTTAGCCACTGCTGGTGCTATTATCGATGTGAAACGAGGGAAACTGACTTTCAAAGTCGGAGAAGAAAAAATTGAATTCATCCTCTCTTAA